In the Balaenoptera musculus isolate JJ_BM4_2016_0621 chromosome 2, mBalMus1.pri.v3, whole genome shotgun sequence genome, agataaatttatttcGATATTTCAAAAACTCTGAGATTCTTTTGAGTAATATTGAAACAAATTTGCCATgcaaatttgtgattttttttttttttttgagaagtgaATTCTAACAATATCATAGCTGTTAACTGGTAACAGTTGTCTGTAATTTGGCAGAAGTTTTCTCTTTAGTGGTTTTCAAGATGTACTGaagaaataagttaatttttcAGAAATCAATTAACTATTAATTATATTCTTTCATTACAAAATTCTGTGATGTCTTTTACATGATGGTATGCCACTCAGTAGATGTAATATTATGGTTGCCAAATGCATTTTGCCTTCTTCTTGATctagtgttgttttttttctcgTGCATGAAGCATGTAGCAGCATGTGAACAGCATGTCTTGGCAAattaacattttgatttttaggGTGAAAATATAGAGCATCCTGGTTAATTTACGATTTCTTTATTACTGGGATAGGGATGGTGATACTCCAGTACAGACCTAACTAATGCAGAGTTCTTAAAAGATCTGGCTTTGAGAATGGTGGGTAATCATAGTTAGCCAATTATTTTTCTTGCTATTCTTTTTGGGCTTGTGCTATATCATTTAGGCAAAATACAGTGAGAAAAAATAGACATCTTCATTTTTCCTTAGTTACTTATAACCTGTGAATAGACTCCATGGTTTGTTCCTTTCTCTGTTGAAGTGGGGAATGCAACACTTTATGTACCTCAGAGAGCCCTTAAATACAACAGTAAGACAGAAacattacataaatttttttgtttggtaaGGTAATATGGTCTGGCTTGTTTTAATCAAAAGGATAGTGAACTGCTTAAATATCTCTGGTGTAtgctaaataaagtaaaaaatatattaacctaCTTGGCCTGATTTATAAATTAACATCCATATACCACCATTTGATGAATGACACTGTAAGAttttacttattccttctttGTTTATATAATCAGAATTTTTGTAGAACTGTGAAatgatattttgaagaaaatgatcCTGCCTGGATTAAGCAGttaaatatatgcaaagtaaatgttttattgtatgtttaaaaatattggtaATCATGACATTTATGTTACATATccctaataaaaatgtttatttttaggcACAATTCAGATTCAGAAGCGTCAACAGTTAGTCAGAAAGATACATGAAGATGAATTGAATGATATGAAGGATTATCTTTCCCAGTGTCAACAGGAACAAGGGTCGTTTATAGATTTTAAGGTATgtactagaaataaaattttaaaattgtgttagcCAATAATTATGCTATTCAGAGACAACTACAGTGCAGATTAGTAAATCAGTAATAATATTGGTAATTATtgattgagtacttactgtgtccTGGGCACTGTTGTACCTCACATACAGTATTTCTCATTTCTCACCACATCCCAGTGAATTAAGCaagtattaatttcattttatggatgggaAAGAGGCtcaaaaaagttaagtaactttcccaagtttAGCAGCCAGCAGAGCTGAATTTAATTCTGTTTATCTGACTCCAAAGATGTTATTCCTAATCACTATATTATagttaacattattttaattgatattatctatgaaacattattattattaatgttatttttatagagccaagagagagaaagaggagagtttGTAGCTTCTCTAGGAGCCACCCTTGATCAAGGGAGATGATCAGCCAGTCCTTTTTCTCTGGTTTCATGTCAgttatgaagaaagagaaagcatgttACACTTTCGTACCTGAAATTCACCTGGCTCCAACAGGACTGTGCTGTCTATTCTGGGTTTATGAGGATTAGCAAAATACCTGGTCTCCTCTCTAGTTCTTGCCTAGGAAGGGTGTAGGGATTACAGATAAACTCAGGGTAGAAAGGTAAActgttcctttttccttccatttccctaaattttcttcacagtttatgtatatattctttatagGGTTATGATTGTATTTCTTTGGAAGACAGAATCCCACTTAACATCTGAATTATATCTTTCAGGGAGGGACTACTGAAGTTAACTGTAAATAGTGTAGTTTTCCCTGCCTTGAGCAGAGGATGTTATAAAAAAGCAGCCATTTTCTTCTTACCATCATGGTTTCTGGTTCCATAGAATGATGTTGGCTCTAAGGAGACTCGCCCTGCATAGATATTTGCTGAGTCAGTTCTTGCAGACCTCTTGTCTCCAGCTGTTAAATGTAGTTTGGATTTTGAAGATCATCATGGAAGACCTGTCCAGGATCTGCTTAGTCACTTGATTCAAGATTTAGAGTTTACTGGATACAGAATATTGTACCCTGCGGTCATTCTGTGGTGCTCCCCGTGCTTGTGCATTTAAAGATAATGTTACATTAGTCTGTTCTACTCCAtagttcacttaaaaaaaaattattgaagtatagttgatttacagtattatattggtatcaggtgtacagcatagtaattcatagactatactccattaaaagttattacaagataatggctgtaattccctgtgctgtaggatatatccttgttgcttatctattttatacatagcagtagtttgtatctcttaatcccatatccctaatgtgccccttccccttccctctcttcaccgataaccactagtttgttttctatatctgtctgtttctgtcttgctatatacatttgtttgtattattttttagattccacaataagtgatatacagtatttgtttttctctgacttacttcattaagcataatattctccaaAGTCCATTTCTGTTGGGTAGATGAAACTTGTTTTCTCTCACTCAGGGAGAGCAGATGAAATGATGACtgtaaggaaattttaaattttaatttgttcttcgAAGATTAATGAGCCAGACAGTGAAACATCcatttcagatatttatttttcaagtggAAAATATCATCattcaaaggatttttttttcttttttgtctctgtaaATCAGATATTTTTCTGGTCTGATTCAAAGGGAATAGTCATAATATTTGTAGTAAAATAAGCAAAGTTGAAGTATCATTTTGCTGATTTATGAAGATATTTTAACTGACTGGATAGTGCTATAACCATTAACTGACTGGATAGTGCTATAACCATTAACCTGTTTAAGCATATtgtttaatttcttgttttttttttttttaaataaatttatttatttatttatctatttttggttgcatttggtcttcgttactgcgcgcgggcttttctctagttgtggcgagcaggggctactctttgttgtggtgcgcgggcttcccactgtggtggcttctcttgttgtggagcacgggctctaggcgtgtgggcttcagtagttgcggctcgcaggctctagagtgcaggctcagtagttatggcacacgggcttagttgctctgcagcatgtgggatcttctctgaccagggctcgaacccgtgtcccctgcattggcaggcggattctcaaccactgcaccatcagggaagcccctttcttgCTGTTTTGATGAAAGTTTGTTACTAATACATGCATTGAAAGAAAGATCATTCAAGGCTACCTAGCACTGCAGCAAAATTCTCTAAACCTGACTGGACATAATTTCTCAACAAGAATGTTGACGTCAGAGTTACATTGCTAATCTGGTTACAGTCTcttcagaaaattatttgaaattggAGAAATTAGTTGTAAATGTTACCAAGATTCAATGTGTTCTCTAAAGTATGGTAGAACTTGTATGACTTATCTGAACTTAGAGATGTTAATTTGCATAGGACCAAGATCTTTCAAATGGGACTAAGATTATTgaaattcttttccttcaaaGAGTGCAGTAAGTATAAACAGAACTTTCTGAAGCCTGAAGTCATCTCTAGctgtagttttactttttttaaaagataatcgcCCTCACCCAAGGATCAGAGAACCTTTAGTCCTTCCTACATTCTCTCTAGGAGCTTTCTCAGGAGAGATAGGAGTCCTGTAGTCAAAAGATAGAAGGCTGTCTTCTTCCAGTGTGCTATGTTTTTATCTTGATGAAGCTCTTTGCTGTGCATTTTCCTGCATATGAACCTTGTATTTTCCAGTTATCGTATATTGAAAAAACTACATAAAGGATAGTCTCTGCAGAAATAGACACTAAACATTTATGGAGTATTTGTTGTATCTTAAAGATTTAAGTTCAGCCTTTAAAGctcttgacatttttctttcttatctttcaaaaaaatttagtCATTGAAGGAAAACCTTGCAAGGTGTTGGACCCATACTGAAGCAGAGAAAATGTCCTttgaaactcagaaaaagaacCTTGATACAGAAAATCAGTATCTAAGAATATctctggagaaggaagaaaaagcctTATCTTCATTACAGGAAGAGTTAAGGAAACTAAGAGAACAGATTAGGATATTGGAAGATAAAGGGACAAGTGCTGAATTATTTACAGAAAATCAGAAACTTAAGCAGcatttggaagaagaaaagctgaaaacagaAAGCTTCCTTAATCAAAAGGAGACTCTGTTGGCAGAAGCAAAGATGCTAAGGAGGGAACTGGAAAGAGAACAACTAATAACCATGGCTTTAAGGGTGGAACTCCAGCAGCTAAGCTCTAGTCAGTCATATAGCAACCCAGACTCTCCCAGTGTAGTGACTgaaaacaaggaaatagaagTGTTACGGGAAAGACTTACTGAGCTGGAGCGCAAGCTAAACTTTGAACAGCAGCGTTCTGACTTGTGGGAAAGACTGTATGTTGAAGCAAAAGatcaaaatggaaaacaagaaactgatggaaaaaagaaagggaacagaGGAAACCACAGAGCTAAAAATAAGtcaaaggaaacatttttggGTTCTGTTAAGGAAACATTTGATGCCATGAAGAATTCTACCAAGGAGTTTGTGAGgcatcataaagaaaaaattaaacaggcTAAAGAAGCTgtaaaagaaaacctgaaaaaattCTCAGATTCAGTTAAATCCACTTTCAGGCATTTCAAAGACACCACCAAGAATATCTTTGATGAAAAAGGCAATAAAAGATTTGGTGCTACAAAAGAAGCAGCAGCTAAAAAACCAACAACAGTTTTTAGTGAATATTTATATCCACAGTATAAGGCACATACACAAAACCAGAATAGTAGAGGCCCTACTAcgcaaagagagagaaggaaagaaaagcctCATTTTgaagaatttggaaaaaatacaCATTCACAGAAATGCAGTGCTGAGCATGACTGTGGTGAAAATTATAATTCTTTCAGAAAGGCTTGTTCTGGTGTTTTTGAATGTGCTCAACAGGAATCCATTAacctttttaatgttaaaatgttgAATCCTGTAAGGATAGATGAATTTAGACAGTTAATTGAAAGGTATTTATTAGAAAAACTGGATAGTTTTCATCATTGGAAAGAACTTGATCACTTCATCAATAAGTTTTTCCTAAATGGTGTCTTTATACATGATCAGAAGCTCTTCACTGACTTTGTTAATGATGTTAAAGATTATCTTAAAGACATGAAGGAATATCAAGTAGATAATGATGGAGTATTTGAGAAGTTggatggatatatgtatagaCACTTCTTTGGTCACACCTTTTCCCCTCCATATGGACCCAGGTCGGTTTACATAGCACcatgttattattataatagtttttaacatttatattggATAGCATTTGTATCATTTGATAAATTTCTTAGACTGTTACTACAGTTGACCTATAAACAACGTGGGGGTTAATCTGCATATGACCTGTAGTCGGACCCTCTGTATCTGCAAttcctctgcatctgtggattcaaccaaccacagaccaTGTAGTACtgaagtatttactattgaaagaTATCCATGTGTAAGtagacccacgcagttcaaacccacgttgttcaagggtcagctgtatttgtAAAAGTACTTCTTGTAAACAAAAGTACTATTTGTAAAAGTACTTTATTGCCTGAGACTTTAGGATAAattaaattgaaagataaaattttaagttaaaatctaTTACAAACTGAAAATTTCATATAATCAGTTTGACTTGAGTAAATGGTTTAAtttctatcttaaaaaataagttaaggaTATATAATCCTATTTTAgcctattttgtttcttttcattatactttatgaaaagataatcactttaagtgaaattattttcctttaattttttatttatttactcactttGGGAAGCTAggaggaaaaatacaaatttcactTTGAAATCAGAATAACGATTCAGGTGTCCCACTTACTTTCATTTGTCTGTTCCATTTACCAACTAAATTATGATATCTAATACATTTATTACAGAATTATTGTTGGTAAAGGTAGAGGCATGATCAAAGTGGCAAACTTAGCAAGCCAGAAGTTCTAATGTGTGTGCTTTATATATAACCTCTAAAAGTAATATTGTATCCACTGCATATCAGCTTTCTATTCTGGAACATGAAACTCACCTAATCTTCAAatgttagctttatttttttaccttttagaaAGGTAACTAACTTTGagatagttttatatatatatctttttgagtaaaTGTAATGTGTCTATAAAATAATGAGACTGATTTTGGTGTCTTTACTCATTAAATACATATCTAGTGCAAAGTACTGTGAGGCTGCCctgaggaaacaaatgaaaaattcttGCTGTCAGAGAGCTCACAAACTTTTGGAGAATTAGGTCAGTACAAGGAATGCAGTGGAGGTATGGAGGCATATGTATATGGTGGCCTCAGTCTGGAGATGTTTGGGAAGGCTTCGTAAGTGAGATGGCCTTAGAACTGAACTTTTTAACAAACTTTTGAAGGTGAAGTGAGAACTTGCCAAGCAGATAGGGTGGGATATTCCACTCAAAGGGAACTTCATTTGCACAGATTTGGAGATATGAAGACATGCTACTTTAAGGAGGCAAGATAATGCTGGGGTGTGAACAGAAGAAAAGATTCAGAGCATGAAGAACCCTCACTTTATGAAggacttgctttattgcattttGGGTCACGGGCAGTAGCCTGAAGGGTTTGTTGGAAAGGGTGAAGCTAGATGCTAGAAAGTGGGCTTTGAAACAGTATAGACATGAGCTGAAGGGTATCTGAACTAGGGCAGCAGCAGGACTAGAAAGGAGGAGGCAGATCTGAACAATATACAGTAAGTAAAATTGGTGGTATTTCTTGTGAAAGGGAAGTAGAAAGTAACAATGACTTCCAGATTTCTGGGTTGGGTCACTAGTTAGTGACATCAGCTACGCTAAGGAATACCAGAAGGTTTTGCATAAGGGGAATTGGAAATGAGAATTGTGTTTGGAGGGTACCTGTTGACATACAAGTAGAGAATTAGTTGGCTGTTGGTTATATGACTGTCTCTAGCCCAGACTCCGTGTGTGTGTAGACAGTCTAGGCTGGACGTATTTATCAGACTCCTGGGGAACACCAGCATCCAAGGGGTTGTAGAGAAAGAAGGCTGAGAATGCATGGCCAGAGAGTGGCATCATGAAAATCCAAAGATGTTCTCAAGTAAAAGGAATATTTCAGTGTTAAAtgcttaaacaaaacaaaacaaaaaaatggaaaagactggATTTCTTGGCTGGGAATTGGATGGCCATGGATGGCATTGTGGAGTGTTTCAGTTAAGTAGTGACAGAAGCCTGATTATATAGATGGAGAACTGTTCATGTAGACATTGTTTATAAGCCTTAGCTTAGAGAGAGAGACTCTGTAAGAGATGTATACGTATTCATGAATGAAGCCCCTGGGGGGGGGGATTAATTTTtataggaaaggaggaaaaataatggaaacacATCTCATTATTTTATTGTCACATTTCTACTTATCTATTGAGTGTTTCCCCTCTTTGCCAGCacagtttgtctattttttctttctataggaTAAAAGTATAAACTCACTGAATCTTTTTCGTATGGTTATAGTAGGATTATACTTCAGATTAATTTAACATCCTTTTTCAGTGTTCAGATAatagattaatggataaaaacattaaaattgtttctgtttaaataaatttaactctAACATGGATGAAAAATGTGTTTACTGCTTTCAGTCGACCAGATAAAAAGCAACGTATGGTAAATATTGAAAGCTCCAGGCATCGAAAACAAGAGCAGAAGCACCCTCAGCCACAACCTTATAAAAGGGAAGGTAAATGGCATAAATATGGTCGCACTAATGGAAGACACATGGCAAACCTTGAAATAGAATTGGGGCAATTACCTTTTGATCCTAAATATTGACCATCACGATTACGTTAAATTAGAAAACTGTAACAGAAACTTGGATGCTTTCTATACTGTTTGGTGTTGAAACTAAGATGAAATTATCAAGATAACAatgtctttttatcatttttaagtatCAGTTTGATGATTTTATATTATTACTCAGAAGCATCAAGCAAAAGCTTACTAACTTGCATTTTCCTGTAGTTTAgctttgctgaattttttttggCACTGGAAATGTTCAACTGTAGATTTATTAAGGAAGCCAGGCGTGCAACAGATTTTGTGCATGAAATGAGGCTTCCTTTCAGTGTATGAGCTTAAAGCAAGCTCAAATCATACATGACAAAGTGTAATTAACACTGATATTTGTGTTAAATTTCCAGTAGAGCTTGAAAAAAGTACATTGCGATGGAATTTCATCCTAACATTTTATAATCTTACACTTCTTGTCTTTTTGTGGGTTCAAGAGCCCGTTGACTTGTGAAGAATTTGCTGCCTTATGAGCTTGCTGACTTGTTCTCTTGTGAAATTTCTTGCACATCTGAATATTGTGGAAGAAACAATAAAACTACACCATGAGGAAAACTAAAggtctttatttaaaatctggCATTGCACTattaatatatgattttatattttgtgatatttttcatatatttcctcAGTAGTGATATTTGGTAAAGTAGTTCATAGTGGTTTTTTGCTAGTTCCATGAATTTTACCCAGTATTTACTAGCATATTTAAGCAGCAGCTGGATATTTCTGCTCAGCAATGTCTATTTCTCTGAGGAAGATCTAAACAAAGTCAGAACTTCATGTTCATGTTTGGTTGAGTTTCCCTTTCAACTTCCGTTCATAGACGTATATGTGACTTCCAGTTCGACGCTCCGGAAAGTGAGTGTGGAAGAATACAGCAGTTCTCTCATACTTGTTTGAAATTAGGAAAGGATTTATTTCCtagaagtaaataaatgtttaagtaaaTAAAGGCTACATTTTGCTGAGTACCGTTTCAAGAATTTAAGAATGACCTATTTGTTCTTCTGAAACCCTTTTCTTAATAAAACAATGcaatttcttaataaaataattaactcaTGGTAAGTAATATATATTCCTTGGTAGTTATAGAACTAGGGCTGATTTGGACTAGGGAAAAGACCAGTTATAAAATATGGGTTGAAAGGGACCATAAAAAAAGTGATGTTGTCTATTTACCTGAGTGTTTGCTAAACCTGaggtgaaataaaaatactgagttATACCTTTTTTCACGTTCCCTTACCTCCTCCAAGGTGCTGAAGATGATCAAGTGAGTAGGCAGTGTTGAATCATTTTGAAACTCTCTATACAACCACTTTAAGGGatttagataaaatatatctGCTTCAACAAGATAATCACCTTTTCCAGTCAGGTCTGGGGGACATTGGAGAAATCTCATTGGAAGTGGGTGATGGACATGGCTATAAAAAGAAAGTTACCATTATAGTtacaagaagtaaaaaaaaattttttttcgtgAAAGTTTTCAAATTACTCTT is a window encoding:
- the CCPG1 gene encoding cell cycle progression protein 1 isoform X4 encodes the protein MSENSSDSDSSCGWTVINHEGSDIEMVNSEHGAANDSCELTPECSSLSQEELQVLQLEQGESSQNGTVLMGGTTYPALEEMKSALEGEEEKLPDDNLYFGTVSDDSDIVTLEPPKLEETGNQEETIIVKEAESPEDFNMGSSSSSQYTFCQPETVFSSQPSDDESSTDETSHQPSPAFRRRRARKKTVSSSESEERLLAEQETEPYKEPCKRQFNSGLNKCVILALVIAISMGFGHFYGTIQIQKRQQLVRKIHEDELNDMKDYLSQCQQEQGSFIDFKSLKENLARCWTHTEAEKMSFETQKKNLDTENQYLRISLEKEEKALSSLQEELRKLREQIRILEDKGTSAELFTENQKLKQHLEEEKLKTESFLNQKETLLAEAKMLRRELEREQLITMALRVELQQLSSSQSYSNPDSPSVVTENKEIEVLRERLTELERKLNFEQQRSDLWERLYVEAKDQNGKQETDGKKKGNRGNHRAKNKSKETFLGSVKETFDAMKNSTKEFVRHHKEKIKQAKEAVKENLKKFSDSVKSTFRHFKDTTKNIFDEKGNKRFGATKEAAAKKPTTVFSEYLYPQYKAHTQNQNSRGPTTQRERRKEKPHFEEFGKNTHSQKCSAEHDCGENYNSFRKACSGVFECAQQESINLFNVKMLNPVRIDEFRQLIERYLLEKLDSFHHWKELDHFINKFFLNGVFIHDQKLFTDFVNDVKDYLKDMKEYQVDNDGVFEKLDGYMYRHFFGHTFSPPYGPSRPDKKQRMVNIESSRHRKQEQKHPQPQPYKREGKWHKYGRTNGRHMANLEIELGQLPFDPKY
- the CCPG1 gene encoding cell cycle progression protein 1 isoform X3, whose amino-acid sequence is MSENSSDSDSSCGWTVINHEGSDIEMVNSEHGAANDSCELTPECSSLSQEELQVLQLEQGESSQNGTVLMGGTTYPALEEMKSALEGEEEKLPDDNLYFGTVSDDSDIVTLEPPKLEETGNQEETIIVKEAESPEDFNMGSSSSSQYTFCQPETVFSSQPSDDESSTDETSHQPSPAFRRRRARKKTVSSSESEERLLAEQETEPYKEPCKRQFNSGLNKCVILALVIAISMGFGHFYGKHGGTIQIQKRQQLVRKIHEDELNDMKDYLSQCQQEQGSFIDFKSLKENLARCWTHTEAEKMSFETQKKNLDTENQYLRISLEKEEKALSSLQEELRKLREQIRILEDKGTSAELFTENQKLKQHLEEEKLKTESFLNQKETLLAEAKMLRRELEREQLITMALRVELQQLSSSQSYSNPDSPSVVTENKEIEVLRERLTELERKLNFEQQRSDLWERLYVEAKDQNGKQETDGKKKGNRGNHRAKNKSKETFLGSVKETFDAMKNSTKEFVRHHKEKIKQAKEAVKENLKKFSDSVKSTFRHFKDTTKNIFDEKGNKRFGATKEAAAKKPTTVFSEYLYPQYKAHTQNQNSRGPTTQRERRKEKPHFEEFGKNTHSQKCSAEHDCGENYNSFRKACSGVFECAQQESINLFNVKMLNPVRIDEFRQLIERYLLEKLDSFHHWKELDHFINKFFLNGVFIHDQKLFTDFVNDVKDYLKDMKEYQVDNDGVFEKLDGYMYRHFFGHTFSPPYGPSRPDKKQRMVNIESSRHRKQEQKHPQPQPYKREGKWHKYGRTNGRHMANLEIELGQLPFDPKY
- the CCPG1 gene encoding cell cycle progression protein 1 isoform X1, with amino-acid sequence MSENSSDSDSSCGWTVINHEGSDIEMVNSEHGAANDSCELTPECSSLSQEELQVLQLEQGESSQNGTVLMGGTTYPALEEMKSALEGEEEKLPDDNLYFGTVSDDSDIVTLEPPKLEETGNQEETIIVKEAESPEDFNMGSSSSSQYTFCQPETERWWEKLWKIPECIRGWDDQLKHHVPSQLAFQVFSSQPSDDESSTDETSHQPSPAFRRRRARKKTVSSSESEERLLAEQETEPYKEPCKRQFNSGLNKCVILALVIAISMGFGHFYGKHGGTIQIQKRQQLVRKIHEDELNDMKDYLSQCQQEQGSFIDFKSLKENLARCWTHTEAEKMSFETQKKNLDTENQYLRISLEKEEKALSSLQEELRKLREQIRILEDKGTSAELFTENQKLKQHLEEEKLKTESFLNQKETLLAEAKMLRRELEREQLITMALRVELQQLSSSQSYSNPDSPSVVTENKEIEVLRERLTELERKLNFEQQRSDLWERLYVEAKDQNGKQETDGKKKGNRGNHRAKNKSKETFLGSVKETFDAMKNSTKEFVRHHKEKIKQAKEAVKENLKKFSDSVKSTFRHFKDTTKNIFDEKGNKRFGATKEAAAKKPTTVFSEYLYPQYKAHTQNQNSRGPTTQRERRKEKPHFEEFGKNTHSQKCSAEHDCGENYNSFRKACSGVFECAQQESINLFNVKMLNPVRIDEFRQLIERYLLEKLDSFHHWKELDHFINKFFLNGVFIHDQKLFTDFVNDVKDYLKDMKEYQVDNDGVFEKLDGYMYRHFFGHTFSPPYGPSRPDKKQRMVNIESSRHRKQEQKHPQPQPYKREGKWHKYGRTNGRHMANLEIELGQLPFDPKY
- the CCPG1 gene encoding cell cycle progression protein 1 isoform X2 translates to MSENSSDSDSSCGWTVINHEGSDIEMVNSEHGAANDSCELTPECSSLSQEELQVLQLEQGESSQNGTVLMGGTTYPALEEMKSALEGEEEKLPDDNLYFGTVSDDSDIVTLEPPKLEETGNQEETIIVKEAESPEDFNMGSSSSSQYTFCQPETERWWEKLWKIPECIRGWDDQLKHHVPSQLAFQVFSSQPSDDESSTDETSHQPSPAFRRRRARKKTVSSSESEERLLAEQETEPYKEPCKRQFNSGLNKCVILALVIAISMGFGHFYGTIQIQKRQQLVRKIHEDELNDMKDYLSQCQQEQGSFIDFKSLKENLARCWTHTEAEKMSFETQKKNLDTENQYLRISLEKEEKALSSLQEELRKLREQIRILEDKGTSAELFTENQKLKQHLEEEKLKTESFLNQKETLLAEAKMLRRELEREQLITMALRVELQQLSSSQSYSNPDSPSVVTENKEIEVLRERLTELERKLNFEQQRSDLWERLYVEAKDQNGKQETDGKKKGNRGNHRAKNKSKETFLGSVKETFDAMKNSTKEFVRHHKEKIKQAKEAVKENLKKFSDSVKSTFRHFKDTTKNIFDEKGNKRFGATKEAAAKKPTTVFSEYLYPQYKAHTQNQNSRGPTTQRERRKEKPHFEEFGKNTHSQKCSAEHDCGENYNSFRKACSGVFECAQQESINLFNVKMLNPVRIDEFRQLIERYLLEKLDSFHHWKELDHFINKFFLNGVFIHDQKLFTDFVNDVKDYLKDMKEYQVDNDGVFEKLDGYMYRHFFGHTFSPPYGPSRPDKKQRMVNIESSRHRKQEQKHPQPQPYKREGKWHKYGRTNGRHMANLEIELGQLPFDPKY